Proteins encoded together in one Rhizobium bangladeshense window:
- a CDS encoding acetyl-CoA C-acetyltransferase → MSNSSVVIASAGRTAVGSFNGAFATVPAHELGAAVIKGALARAGVDAGEVDEVILGQVLAAGEGQNPARQAAIKAGLPKETTAWGVNQLCGSGLRAVALGMQQIATGDANIIVAGGQESMSMAPHAAHLRGGVKMGDMKMVDTMIKDGLTDAFHGYHMGITAENIARQWQLSRDDQDQFAVASQNKAEAAQKAGRFADEIIPYIIQTRKGEVTVDADEYIRHGATLEAMAKLRPAFDKEGTVTAANASGLNDGAAAAVLMSEAEAARRGIQPLARIVSWATAGVDPSIMGTGPIPASRKALEKAGWSVNDLDLVEANEAFAAQACAVSKDLGWDPSIVNVNGGAIAIGHPIGASGARILNTLLFEMKRRGARKGLATLCIGGGMGVAMCFEAL, encoded by the coding sequence ATGAGCAATTCATCCGTCGTCATCGCCAGTGCAGGTCGGACAGCCGTCGGCTCGTTCAACGGCGCTTTTGCAACGGTCCCTGCACATGAACTCGGCGCGGCCGTCATCAAGGGCGCGCTCGCGCGCGCCGGCGTCGACGCCGGCGAGGTTGATGAGGTGATCCTCGGCCAGGTGCTGGCCGCGGGCGAAGGCCAGAACCCGGCCCGCCAGGCGGCGATCAAGGCCGGCCTTCCTAAGGAAACGACGGCCTGGGGCGTCAATCAGCTCTGCGGCTCCGGGCTTCGCGCAGTCGCGCTTGGCATGCAGCAGATTGCCACCGGCGATGCCAACATCATCGTTGCCGGCGGTCAGGAATCCATGTCGATGGCGCCGCATGCCGCGCATCTGCGCGGCGGCGTCAAGATGGGCGACATGAAGATGGTCGACACGATGATCAAAGACGGCCTGACCGATGCCTTCCACGGCTACCACATGGGCATCACCGCCGAGAACATCGCGCGGCAGTGGCAACTGTCGCGCGACGACCAGGATCAGTTCGCCGTCGCGTCGCAGAACAAGGCGGAGGCGGCGCAGAAGGCTGGCCGTTTTGCCGACGAGATCATTCCCTACATTATCCAGACGCGTAAAGGCGAAGTGACCGTCGATGCCGACGAATATATCCGCCACGGCGCAACGCTTGAGGCGATGGCGAAACTCCGTCCCGCCTTCGACAAGGAAGGCACGGTCACCGCCGCCAATGCCTCCGGCCTCAATGACGGCGCTGCCGCGGCCGTGCTGATGAGCGAGGCGGAAGCGGCCCGGCGCGGCATTCAGCCGCTTGCCCGCATCGTCTCCTGGGCAACGGCGGGCGTCGATCCGTCGATCATGGGCACCGGCCCGATTCCGGCGTCGCGCAAGGCGCTCGAAAAGGCCGGCTGGTCCGTGAACGATCTCGATCTCGTCGAGGCCAACGAGGCCTTTGCGGCGCAGGCTTGCGCTGTCAGCAAGGATCTCGGTTGGGATCCCTCGATCGTCAACGTCAATGGCGGCGCGATCGCGATCGGCCATCCGATCGGCGCCTCCGGTGCGCGCATTCTCAACACGCTGCTATTCGAGATGAAGCGCCGGGGCGCGAGGAAGGGCCTTGCCACGCTGTGCATTGGCGGCGGCATGGGCGTCGCCATGTGCTTTGAGGCACTTTGA
- a CDS encoding beta-ketoacyl-ACP reductase: MSRVALVTGGTRGIGAAISMALKNAGYRVAATYAGNEEKARAFHDVTGVAVFKWDVSDYAACGEGIIRVEREIGPVEILINNAGITRDAMFHKMTPQQWHEVINTNLTGLFNMTHQVWSGMRDRNFGRIVNISSINGQKGQMGQANYSAAKAGDLGFTKALAQEGAAKNITVNAICPGYIGTEMVLAVPEKVLNERIIPQIPVGRLGEPEEIARCVTFLVSDDAGFITGSTLTANGGQFFV, from the coding sequence ATGAGCAGAGTGGCTCTGGTCACTGGAGGTACACGCGGCATCGGCGCGGCGATATCCATGGCGCTGAAAAATGCCGGCTACAGGGTAGCGGCCACTTATGCCGGCAATGAGGAGAAGGCCCGAGCCTTCCATGACGTCACCGGCGTTGCGGTATTCAAATGGGATGTTTCGGACTACGCTGCCTGCGGTGAGGGGATCATCAGGGTCGAGCGCGAGATCGGACCGGTGGAAATCCTCATCAACAATGCCGGCATCACCCGCGACGCGATGTTCCACAAAATGACGCCTCAGCAGTGGCACGAGGTGATCAACACCAACCTGACCGGCCTATTCAACATGACGCACCAGGTCTGGAGCGGCATGCGCGACCGCAACTTCGGCCGCATCGTCAATATCTCGTCGATCAACGGCCAGAAGGGCCAGATGGGTCAGGCGAACTATTCGGCGGCCAAGGCGGGCGATCTGGGCTTTACCAAGGCGCTTGCCCAGGAAGGGGCGGCCAAAAACATCACCGTCAATGCCATCTGCCCAGGTTATATCGGAACGGAGATGGTGCTTGCCGTGCCGGAGAAAGTGCTGAACGAGCGCATCATTCCGCAGATCCCCGTCGGTCGTCTCGGCGAACCGGAAGAGATTGCGCGTTGCGTTACCTTCCTCGTCTCCGACGATGCCGGCTTCATCACCGGTTCGACGCTGACGGCCAATGGCGGGCAATTCTTCGTTTAG
- a CDS encoding YMGG-like glycine zipper-containing protein, whose protein sequence is MMKKIVLVGALVGALASCTATEQGTAIGAGTGAVIGGAVTNSWGGAAVGAVAGGLTGALIGQSVERRGYCIYRDRYGRRYEARCR, encoded by the coding sequence ATGATGAAGAAGATTGTTCTTGTTGGCGCGCTCGTGGGCGCTCTCGCATCCTGCACGGCGACCGAGCAGGGCACAGCGATCGGCGCCGGGACCGGTGCGGTCATCGGCGGTGCGGTCACCAACAGCTGGGGTGGTGCCGCGGTCGGCGCAGTTGCCGGCGGTCTGACCGGTGCCCTGATTGGCCAGTCGGTTGAACGCCGCGGCTACTGCATCTATCGCGACCGTTACGGCCGCCGCTACGAGGCCCGTTGCCGCTAA
- a CDS encoding DUF3309 family protein, whose amino-acid sequence MLGTILLVILILLLIGALPNWGYSRGWGYGPSGGLGLVLVIIIILVLMGRI is encoded by the coding sequence ATGCTTGGCACGATACTTCTCGTAATCCTCATTCTGCTCTTGATCGGAGCCCTGCCGAATTGGGGTTATAGCCGTGGCTGGGGCTATGGACCTTCTGGCGGTTTGGGGCTAGTTCTCGTCATTATCATTATCCTTGTACTAATGGGCCGCATCTAA
- a CDS encoding helicase-related protein, translated as MTLTSQPMILSGRGVTAVLGPTNTGKTHYAIERMVAHGTGVIGLPLRLLAREVYTRVVEKVGLQNVALVTGEEKISPPNARFSVCTVEAMPRETKAAFVAIDEVQLAGDLERGHIFTDRILHLRGRDETLLLGAATMRPILQHILPGITIVERPRLSHLLYAGQKKITRLPQRSAVVAFSADEVYAIAELIRRQRGGAAVVLGALSPRTRNAQVALYQAGDVEYLVATDAIGMGLNLDVDHVAFAQDRKFDGYQFRNLNPGELGQIAGRAGRHVRDGTFGVTGQVSPFDDELVQRIEGHEFDNVKVLQWRTTEMDFSSIHSLRASLEAGPRVPGLTRALPAVDQQALEQLSRYPEVIDLADRPARVEKLWEACALPDYRRITPAQHADLISTLFSDLVRYGTVNEQFLAEQVHRADRTDGEIDTLSARIAQIRTWTYVSNRPGWLADPTHWQEKTREIEDRLSDALHERLTKRFVDRRTSVLMKRLRENAMLEAEISVNGDVFVEGHHVGQLSGFRFTPVGGTDGPDAKAVQAASQKALALEFEARAARLHAAGNSDLAIGSDGLIRWLGDPVARLSGSDHVMRPRVILLADEQLTGNARDHVAARIERFVNHHISTVLKPLDDLSRAEDLQGLAKGLAFQLVENLGVLFRRDVTEEVKSLDQEARASMRRYGVRFGAYHIFVPALLKPAPAELITLLWALKNDGLDKPGYGDLIPILAAGRTSVVTDPSFERMFYKLAGFRFLGKRAVRIDILERLADIIRPLLQWKPGQSNRPEGAYDGRRFTTTTAMLSILGATLEDMEEILKGLGYRADAVKAEEASAHLAAQDAASAPTASAETPGEEAAERADHDDADGATEEAASEPSAAEAASTAADVPATEANDGNAAAEVTEATASPEAAASGEAGEPAEPKPVLLWRLGGRNDNHRQARGGHGERRGGQNQERGERNRRSNGGEGGEGNRGGDGRDNRHGRGKDGGGRDGGRPQQARGERKDQPRGDRQDRGDRKDRGERNDRNDRNDRNNNRGAQPLRFEAKPPRKEKPIDPDSPFAKLAALKEQMKK; from the coding sequence ATGACTCTGACTTCGCAGCCGATGATTCTGAGTGGGCGCGGTGTAACCGCGGTGCTCGGACCAACCAATACCGGCAAGACCCATTATGCCATCGAGCGCATGGTCGCACACGGGACCGGCGTGATCGGCCTGCCGCTCAGGCTCTTGGCCCGCGAGGTCTATACGCGGGTGGTGGAGAAGGTCGGTCTGCAGAACGTGGCGCTGGTCACGGGCGAAGAAAAGATTTCGCCGCCCAATGCGCGTTTTTCCGTCTGCACGGTCGAAGCGATGCCGCGGGAGACCAAAGCCGCCTTCGTCGCGATCGACGAGGTGCAGCTCGCCGGGGATCTCGAGCGCGGCCATATCTTCACAGATCGCATCCTGCATCTTCGCGGCCGCGATGAAACGCTGCTTCTGGGAGCTGCGACGATGCGGCCGATCCTGCAGCATATCCTGCCGGGGATCACGATCGTCGAGCGACCGCGGCTTTCGCATCTCCTTTACGCCGGCCAAAAGAAGATCACCCGCCTGCCGCAACGCTCGGCCGTTGTCGCCTTTTCCGCCGACGAGGTTTATGCCATTGCCGAGCTCATCCGCCGGCAGCGCGGCGGCGCGGCTGTCGTGCTGGGGGCGCTGAGCCCGCGCACCCGCAATGCGCAGGTGGCGCTCTATCAGGCGGGCGACGTCGAATATCTGGTGGCAACCGACGCGATCGGCATGGGGCTCAATCTCGATGTCGATCACGTCGCTTTCGCCCAGGACAGAAAATTCGACGGCTACCAGTTCCGCAACCTCAATCCGGGTGAACTCGGCCAGATCGCCGGACGTGCGGGGCGGCACGTGCGCGACGGAACTTTCGGTGTCACCGGGCAGGTCTCGCCTTTCGACGATGAGCTGGTGCAGCGCATCGAAGGGCACGAATTCGACAACGTCAAAGTCCTGCAGTGGCGCACGACCGAGATGGACTTCTCCTCGATTCATTCGCTTCGCGCCAGTCTCGAGGCAGGGCCGCGCGTGCCGGGGCTGACGCGGGCCCTCCCCGCGGTCGACCAGCAGGCGCTCGAGCAGCTTTCGCGCTACCCCGAGGTGATCGACCTCGCCGACAGGCCGGCCCGCGTCGAAAAACTCTGGGAGGCTTGCGCGCTGCCCGACTACCGGCGTATCACTCCGGCACAACATGCCGATCTTATTTCGACCCTCTTTTCCGATCTCGTGCGCTATGGCACGGTGAACGAGCAGTTTCTCGCGGAGCAGGTTCATCGCGCGGATCGAACTGACGGAGAAATTGACACGCTTTCGGCGCGAATCGCGCAGATAAGGACCTGGACCTATGTCTCGAATCGGCCCGGCTGGCTGGCCGATCCGACACATTGGCAGGAAAAGACGCGGGAAATCGAAGATCGATTGTCCGATGCGTTACATGAAAGGTTGACGAAACGCTTTGTTGATCGCAGGACATCTGTGCTCATGAAGCGCCTGAGAGAGAATGCGATGCTGGAAGCTGAAATCAGTGTGAATGGCGATGTCTTCGTTGAAGGACATCATGTAGGGCAGTTGAGCGGATTCCGTTTTACCCCGGTGGGGGGAACGGATGGACCGGATGCCAAGGCGGTTCAGGCTGCGTCGCAGAAGGCGCTTGCGCTCGAGTTCGAGGCCCGTGCGGCCCGGCTGCATGCCGCGGGCAACAGCGATCTGGCGATCGGTTCGGATGGATTGATCCGGTGGCTCGGCGATCCGGTGGCGCGGCTTTCCGGCAGCGACCACGTCATGCGGCCGCGCGTGATCCTGCTCGCCGACGAGCAGTTGACCGGCAATGCCCGCGATCACGTCGCCGCTCGTATCGAACGTTTCGTCAATCATCACATCAGCACGGTATTGAAGCCGCTGGACGATCTGTCGCGCGCCGAAGACCTGCAGGGTCTCGCCAAGGGACTCGCCTTCCAGCTGGTCGAAAATCTTGGCGTGCTCTTCCGCCGTGACGTCACCGAGGAAGTGAAGTCGCTGGATCAGGAGGCTCGCGCCTCCATGCGCCGATACGGCGTGCGGTTCGGGGCCTATCACATCTTCGTTCCGGCGCTTCTGAAGCCGGCACCGGCCGAACTCATCACGCTGCTCTGGGCATTGAAGAACGACGGTCTCGACAAGCCCGGCTATGGCGATCTCATCCCCATCCTTGCCGCCGGCCGCACTTCCGTCGTCACCGATCCGAGCTTCGAGCGGATGTTCTACAAGCTCGCCGGCTTCCGCTTCCTCGGCAAGCGCGCCGTGCGCATCGACATTCTGGAGCGACTTGCCGATATCATCCGTCCGCTGCTGCAATGGAAGCCCGGTCAGAGCAATCGTCCGGAGGGCGCCTATGACGGTCGCCGTTTCACGACGACGACGGCGATGCTGTCGATTCTCGGGGCGACGCTCGAGGACATGGAAGAGATCCTCAAGGGCCTCGGCTATCGCGCCGATGCCGTAAAGGCGGAAGAGGCGTCGGCCCATCTTGCGGCGCAGGACGCAGCTTCAGCCCCCACCGCCTCCGCGGAGACACCCGGGGAAGAAGCGGCGGAAAGAGCCGATCACGACGATGCCGACGGAGCGACGGAAGAGGCTGCTTCCGAGCCATCCGCAGCCGAGGCGGCTTCGACGGCAGCCGACGTCCCCGCTACAGAAGCGAACGACGGCAACGCTGCAGCCGAAGTGACCGAGGCAACCGCTTCGCCAGAGGCTGCCGCTTCCGGGGAAGCTGGTGAGCCGGCGGAGCCAAAGCCGGTTCTCCTGTGGCGTCTCGGCGGCCGCAATGACAATCATCGCCAGGCACGTGGCGGCCATGGCGAACGCCGTGGCGGCCAGAACCAGGAGCGCGGCGAGCGCAATCGCCGTTCGAACGGTGGTGAAGGCGGCGAGGGCAATCGCGGCGGCGACGGGCGCGACAACCGCCACGGCCGCGGCAAGGACGGTGGCGGCCGCGACGGCGGCAGGCCGCAGCAGGCAAGGGGCGAGCGCAAGGACCAGCCGCGCGGTGATCGTCAGGACCGTGGCGACCGGAAGGACCGCGGCGAGCGTAACGATCGCAATGACCGTAACGACCGCAATAACAATCGCGGGGCCCAGCCGCTGCGCTTCGAAGCCAAGCCGCCGCGCAAGGAGAAGCCGATCGATCCGGATTCGCCATTCGCCAAGCTCGCAGCCCTCAAGGAACAGATGAAGAAGTAA
- a CDS encoding RNA-binding S4 domain-containing protein, with protein sequence MGGETQPASGSRQRIDKWLFFTRMVKSRSLAQSHVQSGHVRINGERCSHPSQMVKPGDRVELTLERRDVILIVRLAGERRGPYEEARMLYDDQSPPPDETKRLTPFEQATRATGTGRPTKKERRAIDRLMSDED encoded by the coding sequence ATGGGCGGGGAGACACAGCCGGCAAGCGGTTCGCGCCAGCGCATCGACAAGTGGCTGTTCTTCACGCGCATGGTGAAGTCGCGCTCGCTGGCCCAGAGCCATGTCCAATCGGGGCACGTGCGCATCAATGGTGAGCGCTGCAGTCACCCGAGCCAGATGGTCAAGCCCGGCGACCGCGTCGAGTTGACGCTGGAGCGACGCGACGTCATCCTCATCGTGCGTCTCGCCGGGGAGCGGCGGGGTCCCTATGAGGAGGCGCGCATGCTCTACGACGACCAATCCCCGCCGCCGGATGAGACAAAACGTCTCACACCATTTGAGCAAGCGACCCGTGCCACCGGCACCGGTCGTCCGACCAAAAAGGAAAGACGTGCAATCGACAGGCTGATGTCGGATGAGGATTAG
- the fdxA gene encoding ferredoxin FdxA, which produces MTYVVTDNCIKCKYTDCVEVCPVDCFYEGENFLVIHPDECIDCGVCEPECPAEAIKPDTEPGLDKWLKINTEYASIWPNITVKKDPLPEAKEMDGQTGKFEKYFSEKPGSGD; this is translated from the coding sequence ATGACCTATGTCGTGACCGACAATTGCATCAAGTGCAAATACACCGATTGCGTGGAAGTCTGCCCTGTAGACTGCTTTTATGAAGGCGAGAACTTCCTCGTCATCCATCCCGACGAATGCATCGATTGCGGCGTCTGCGAGCCCGAATGTCCCGCCGAGGCAATCAAGCCGGATACCGAGCCGGGCCTGGACAAGTGGCTGAAGATCAACACCGAGTATGCCAGCATTTGGCCGAACATTACGGTCAAGAAGGACCCGCTGCCGGAGGCCAAGGAAATGGACGGCCAGACCGGGAAATTCGAGAAATACTTCTCCGAAAAACCCGGTTCCGGCGACTAA
- a CDS encoding CarD family transcriptional regulator, with protein sequence MTTQQKKPSTARHGFKTGESIVYPAHGVGTITAIEEQEVAGMKLELFVIDFEKDKMRLKVPVAKAMSIGMRKLSETDFVDRALKVVQGKARVKRTMWSRRAQEYDAKINSGDLISIAEVVRDLYRAENQPEQSYSERQLYEAALDRMAREIAAVNKMSETEAVRLVETNLNKGPKRGKAIEEDDSQDEAA encoded by the coding sequence ATGACGACTCAGCAGAAAAAACCTTCTACAGCACGTCACGGCTTCAAGACCGGTGAATCGATCGTCTACCCCGCTCATGGCGTCGGTACCATCACCGCCATCGAAGAGCAAGAAGTTGCCGGCATGAAGCTCGAACTTTTCGTTATCGATTTCGAGAAGGACAAGATGCGCCTGAAGGTTCCCGTCGCGAAGGCGATGAGCATCGGGATGCGCAAGCTTTCGGAAACGGATTTCGTCGATCGTGCATTGAAGGTTGTGCAGGGGAAGGCGCGCGTCAAGCGCACCATGTGGTCCCGTCGTGCCCAGGAATATGACGCCAAGATCAATTCCGGCGATCTGATTTCCATCGCTGAAGTCGTGCGTGATCTCTATCGGGCAGAGAACCAGCCTGAGCAGTCCTATTCCGAGCGCCAGCTCTACGAGGCAGCTCTCGATCGAATGGCGCGCGAAATCGCAGCTGTCAACAAGATGTCGGAAACTGAAGCCGTCCGCCTCGTCGAGACCAACCTCAACAAGGGTCCCAAGCGCGGCAAAGCTATCGAAGAAGACGATTCGCAGGACGAAGCCGCATAA
- a CDS encoding RNA polymerase factor sigma-32 — translation MKNMSADRRMIKIAMAAPYLARQEEHDLATRWKDHDDRGARNQIAMAHMRLVISMAGKFRNFGLPMSDLVQEGYVGLLEAAARFEPERDVRFSTYASWWIRASIQDYILRNWSIVRGGTSSAQKALFFNLRRLRAKLARGDTQLTLQSIHQEIAAALGVSLADVQTMDARLSGNDASLQAPSVSGDAESAEKMDFLVSDDPLPDEQVSNMIDGERRRVWLASALKHLNEREMKIISARRLAEDGATLEELGADLGISKERVRQIESRAMEKLRSALVSADPHMAAYA, via the coding sequence ATGAAGAACATGTCTGCAGATCGGCGCATGATCAAAATCGCGATGGCCGCCCCCTATCTCGCCCGTCAGGAAGAGCACGATCTCGCCACCCGCTGGAAAGATCACGATGATCGCGGTGCCCGCAACCAAATCGCCATGGCGCATATGCGTCTGGTTATCTCCATGGCCGGCAAGTTTCGCAACTTCGGTTTGCCGATGAGCGATCTCGTGCAAGAGGGCTATGTCGGTCTGCTTGAGGCCGCCGCGCGTTTCGAACCGGAACGTGACGTGCGCTTTTCGACGTATGCCAGTTGGTGGATCAGGGCGTCGATCCAAGACTATATCCTGCGCAACTGGTCGATCGTGCGCGGCGGCACCAGCTCGGCACAGAAGGCGCTGTTCTTCAATCTGCGCCGCCTGCGCGCCAAGCTCGCCAGGGGCGATACGCAGCTGACGCTGCAATCCATCCATCAGGAAATCGCCGCGGCTCTTGGCGTCAGCCTTGCCGATGTGCAGACCATGGATGCTAGGCTTTCCGGCAACGACGCTTCGCTTCAGGCGCCCTCCGTCTCCGGCGACGCTGAAAGCGCGGAGAAGATGGATTTTCTCGTCAGCGACGATCCGCTGCCGGACGAGCAGGTTTCCAATATGATCGACGGCGAGCGCCGCCGCGTCTGGCTCGCTTCGGCGCTGAAACATCTCAACGAACGCGAGATGAAGATCATCAGCGCCCGGCGCCTGGCGGAAGACGGCGCCACGCTCGAAGAGCTCGGCGCTGATCTCGGCATTTCCAAGGAGCGCGTGCGCCAGATCGAAAGCCGGGCGATGGAAAAGCTTCGTAGCGCACTGGTCAGCGCCGACCCGCATATGGCGGCCTACGCATGA
- a CDS encoding M48 family metalloprotease yields the protein MMRRTRLDSLTTWKSPALSSDAISATRRFARRLVLLSTVAVALNGCQSLIEQSYQPSISPSSNPQIVDEVQKNDPRAAMGAREHPRIVASYGGEYKDAKTERLVARIAGALTAVSENPSQSYRITILNSPAINAFALPGGYLYVTRGLLALANDASEVAAVLSHEMGHVTANHGIERQKREEAEVIASRVVAEVLSSDIAGKQALARGKLRLAAFSRQQELQADVIGVRMLGEAGYDPYAAARFLDSMAAYSRFMSVDPEADQSLDFLSSHPNSAQRIELARTHARAFGQEGTVGDKGRDYYLDGIDGLLYGDSPEEGYVRGQTFLHGGLGIRFDVPADFKIDNKVEAVMATGPNDIAVRFDGVADNQNQSLTNYISSGWVTGLDPSTIQQITVNGMEAATARASADRWDFDVTVIRNNAQIFRFLTAVPKGSGALEPTANVLRASFRRMTPAEAASLKPLRIRVVAVRPGENISTLAARMMGTDRKLDLFKLINALPTGAAVSPGDRVKIIAE from the coding sequence ATGATGCGGAGAACCAGACTGGACAGCTTGACGACGTGGAAATCGCCCGCGCTTTCCAGTGATGCCATCTCCGCGACGCGTCGCTTCGCCCGTCGCCTCGTGCTGCTTTCAACCGTCGCGGTGGCGTTGAACGGGTGTCAGTCGCTGATCGAACAATCCTACCAGCCGAGCATCTCGCCTTCCTCCAATCCCCAGATCGTTGACGAGGTGCAGAAGAACGATCCCCGTGCGGCGATGGGCGCCCGGGAGCATCCGCGTATCGTGGCGAGTTACGGCGGCGAATATAAGGATGCCAAGACCGAGCGCCTCGTCGCCCGCATCGCCGGCGCGCTGACGGCGGTGTCGGAAAATCCGAGTCAGTCCTACCGGATCACCATCCTGAACTCGCCCGCGATCAACGCCTTCGCGCTGCCAGGCGGTTACCTCTACGTCACCCGTGGCCTACTCGCCCTTGCCAACGACGCCTCGGAAGTCGCCGCTGTGCTGTCGCACGAAATGGGCCACGTGACGGCGAATCACGGTATCGAGCGGCAGAAGCGCGAGGAAGCCGAAGTCATTGCCAGCCGCGTCGTCGCCGAGGTCCTCTCCAGCGATATAGCCGGCAAGCAGGCGCTTGCCCGGGGCAAGCTGCGGCTTGCCGCCTTCTCTCGTCAACAGGAGCTGCAGGCCGATGTCATCGGCGTGCGCATGCTCGGCGAAGCCGGATACGACCCCTATGCCGCCGCCCGCTTCCTCGATTCCATGGCGGCGTACAGCCGCTTCATGTCGGTAGACCCGGAAGCCGACCAGAGCCTCGATTTCCTCTCGAGCCATCCGAATTCCGCTCAGCGCATCGAGCTTGCCCGCACACATGCGCGCGCTTTCGGCCAGGAAGGGACCGTCGGCGACAAGGGCCGCGATTATTATCTCGACGGCATAGACGGCCTGCTCTACGGCGACAGCCCGGAAGAAGGATACGTGCGCGGTCAGACTTTCCTGCATGGCGGCCTCGGCATCCGCTTCGACGTGCCGGCGGACTTCAAGATCGACAACAAGGTCGAGGCCGTAATGGCCACCGGCCCCAACGACATCGCCGTCCGCTTCGATGGCGTCGCCGACAACCAGAACCAGAGCCTCACAAATTATATCTCCAGCGGCTGGGTGACCGGCCTCGATCCATCGACCATTCAGCAAATCACTGTCAATGGCATGGAAGCAGCCACCGCGCGCGCAAGTGCCGACCGCTGGGATTTCGATGTCACCGTCATTCGCAACAATGCGCAGATCTTCCGGTTTCTGACCGCCGTGCCGAAAGGCAGCGGCGCCCTCGAACCGACGGCCAATGTTTTGCGCGCCAGTTTCCGACGCATGACCCCGGCGGAAGCCGCCTCGCTGAAGCCGCTGCGCATTCGCGTCGTTGCCGTCCGGCCCGGCGAGAACATATCGACCCTCGCTGCCCGGATGATGGGCACAGACCGAAAGCTGGATCTCTTCAAGCTCATCAATGCCTTGCCGACGGGTGCGGCGGTTTCCCCTGGCGATCGCGTCAAAATCATCGCTGAATAA